In Pseudobacter ginsenosidimutans, the following are encoded in one genomic region:
- a CDS encoding glycosyl hydrolase 115 family protein, translating to MRIHHLLYSVLALAALPVQGQAIKTNSDHQPKSSLHVIFQSSANAFPLVRKGLAAPICYDAKDAAVVGIAATALKSDIKLVTDIEPAVQTDAPAQEYMVIAGTIGQSAMIDQLIASNKLKAERVRGQWETFIIAVIDQPFPRVKQALVIAGSDRRGTAFGIFELSAMIGVSPFYWWADVRPEKKKELYLAPGTAIIGPPSVKYRGIFINDEKWGLVSWSNKNTKDGQNNLGPAVYGKVFELLLRLKANYCWPAMYYGTTAFYNTPANPKLANDYAIVIGSSHCEQMLRNNLFEWSVNFEKEYNEKRGPWRYDLNKDQIHRYWEDRVAQSRNYESTYMIGMRGVGDSEMPGPASREEKIKLWNSIVKDQRAMLEKYIQQPASQVPQTFCPYNEVLDMYRTGQLELPDDVTMVWVDDNHGYVRQLPVPEKQSRSGGHGMYYHFSYLGEPEAYIWLSSISPMLTAFEMKKSYDLGISQLWIVNVGDIKPAELETAFFMEMAWDIEKWTPENAHKYLRKWAAGIFGHALADEIAQIKAQYYELAASGKPDQLLNIPFRTDEADQRIGRYRSLAAKTIALGKKIPDRLQDAWFQLVQYPVLGASWMNQQTLYAARSLSLARQGDKHYAHYSKLAKAAHDSILTITVHYHKGIAGGKWDGMMNTTAKEITNRFFNYAAPVVGTDSLYRAVIAGRKITASKDMAAIPKPLLSIGAKDFFMKKEMNGYRLTNIRGLGITGNGLALLPFTAASVKGNTVEGASWVEYRGKVPPGNYTVRAKLLPTHALNAEHGLRYAISVNGSLPEFVNLDGQGEHWSQRWGNNVIQGFMSGTTRHYFHSSIPATIRIYLLDPGLVLNELTIEE from the coding sequence ATGCGTATACATCATTTACTTTATTCGGTCCTTGCCCTGGCTGCATTGCCTGTACAGGGGCAGGCCATCAAAACCAACAGCGATCATCAACCGAAATCTTCCCTGCATGTAATATTCCAGTCATCAGCCAATGCTTTTCCATTGGTAAGAAAAGGCCTGGCGGCGCCTATTTGTTACGATGCAAAAGATGCAGCTGTTGTTGGGATAGCAGCAACTGCACTTAAATCGGATATCAAACTGGTAACGGATATTGAGCCTGCAGTGCAAACCGATGCGCCTGCGCAGGAATATATGGTGATAGCAGGGACCATCGGTCAATCAGCCATGATCGATCAATTGATTGCTTCCAACAAACTGAAAGCAGAACGCGTACGCGGTCAATGGGAAACCTTCATCATCGCGGTGATCGATCAACCATTTCCCCGGGTAAAACAGGCACTTGTCATTGCCGGCAGCGACAGGCGGGGAACAGCTTTCGGCATCTTTGAATTGTCTGCCATGATCGGCGTTTCTCCTTTTTACTGGTGGGCCGATGTTCGGCCGGAAAAGAAAAAGGAATTGTATCTGGCGCCCGGTACAGCCATCATCGGGCCTCCATCCGTCAAATACCGCGGCATCTTCATCAATGATGAAAAATGGGGGCTTGTTTCCTGGTCAAACAAAAACACGAAAGATGGACAGAATAATCTCGGCCCCGCTGTTTACGGAAAAGTGTTTGAGCTGTTGCTGCGCCTCAAAGCCAATTATTGCTGGCCTGCCATGTATTATGGCACAACAGCTTTCTATAACACACCTGCCAATCCGAAGCTGGCGAATGATTATGCCATTGTGATCGGCTCTTCACATTGCGAGCAGATGCTTCGCAATAATTTGTTCGAATGGTCTGTGAATTTCGAGAAAGAGTACAATGAAAAACGAGGGCCCTGGCGATACGACCTGAACAAAGACCAGATCCATCGTTACTGGGAAGACCGTGTTGCGCAATCCAGGAATTATGAATCCACTTACATGATCGGCATGCGTGGCGTGGGTGATTCAGAAATGCCAGGGCCGGCCTCACGTGAAGAAAAAATAAAATTATGGAATAGCATCGTGAAAGACCAACGGGCGATGCTGGAGAAATATATTCAGCAACCAGCCTCGCAGGTACCGCAAACTTTTTGTCCGTATAACGAAGTATTGGATATGTACCGCACTGGTCAGCTGGAATTGCCGGACGATGTTACGATGGTTTGGGTAGACGATAATCATGGCTATGTAAGGCAACTGCCTGTTCCGGAAAAACAATCAAGGTCCGGTGGACATGGGATGTATTATCATTTCTCCTATCTCGGTGAACCGGAAGCCTATATCTGGTTATCCAGCATCTCTCCAATGCTGACCGCATTCGAAATGAAAAAATCATACGATCTCGGCATATCTCAACTATGGATAGTAAATGTAGGTGATATCAAGCCGGCGGAACTGGAAACAGCATTCTTCATGGAGATGGCATGGGATATCGAAAAATGGACACCTGAAAATGCGCATAAGTATCTGCGTAAGTGGGCAGCAGGGATATTTGGACATGCATTGGCTGATGAAATTGCACAGATCAAAGCGCAGTATTATGAGTTGGCGGCCTCCGGAAAACCGGATCAGCTACTGAATATCCCTTTCCGAACTGATGAAGCGGACCAACGTATCGGACGCTATCGTTCGCTGGCTGCAAAAACGATCGCACTGGGAAAGAAAATCCCTGATCGCTTACAGGATGCCTGGTTCCAGCTGGTCCAGTATCCCGTGCTGGGCGCATCATGGATGAATCAGCAAACGCTGTATGCAGCCCGCAGCCTGTCATTGGCCAGGCAGGGAGATAAGCACTATGCTCATTATTCAAAACTGGCAAAAGCGGCTCATGATAGTATTTTGACTATCACAGTGCATTATCACAAAGGCATTGCAGGTGGCAAATGGGATGGCATGATGAATACTACTGCAAAAGAGATCACCAACCGGTTCTTCAATTATGCTGCACCTGTTGTTGGAACGGATAGCCTGTATCGTGCAGTTATTGCCGGCAGAAAAATAACTGCATCAAAAGACATGGCAGCAATACCTAAACCGCTGCTAAGCATCGGCGCAAAGGACTTTTTCATGAAGAAAGAAATGAACGGTTATCGTCTGACCAATATCCGCGGATTAGGTATTACAGGAAATGGTCTGGCGCTGCTCCCATTTACCGCCGCCTCCGTGAAGGGCAATACCGTGGAAGGCGCATCCTGGGTGGAATACAGGGGTAAAGTGCCGCCAGGAAATTACACTGTGAGAGCAAAGCTCCTACCTACACATGCATTGAATGCTGAACATGGACTACGTTACGCCATTTCTGTGAATGGATCCTTACCTGAATTTGTTAATCTCGATGGGCAGGGAGAGCACTGGAGCCAGCGCTGGGGCAATAACGTTATACAAGGCTTCATGTCAGGCACTACCAGGCATTATTTTCATTCATCCATTCCGGCCACGATCAGGATCTACCTGCTGGATCCGGGCCTGGTACTGAACGAACTGACCATTGAAGAATGA
- a CDS encoding glycosyl hydrolase 115 family protein has protein sequence MMRSMLLSLATLLLLSGPSTLKAQAQPPVTIVSKPVAGAFPLAGSNNAAPLFFDAGETKVIGIASKAFADDVQRVTGLRPAIRNDQQPVAKYAVIAGTIGQSNLIDKLISSKKISVDSIRNKWETFLIAVVDQPFAGMEQALVVAGSDRRGTAFGLFELSGMMGVSPLYWWADVHPEKKQALYITKGSSLIGPPSVKYRGIFINDEMWGLAQWSAKHLDKDVQSIGPKTYEKVFELLLRLKANYIWPAMFYETKPFYYFPGNPQTADDYAIVVGSSHCEQMLRNNISEWDVFFEEEYKEKKGAWRYDLNKTQIHRYWNDRVKQSKNYESTYMIGMRGVGDSDMPGSATKEEKIALWNNIVRDQRAMLEEHTGKAASEVPQLFCPYNEVLDWYRTGKMEIPEDISMLWVDDNHGYVRQLPTSNEQQRTGGHGMYYHFSYLGPPESFIWLSTVAPALTSYEMTKSYAYGADKLWIFNVGDIKPAEMEIELAMEMAWDINKWTPEKAYLFPRYWAAKTFGETWADEIGKIKHEFFLLANSGKPEYMIKTPVTTEEAENKIRRYEQLAKATTTLGKKIPSRLKDAWYQLIEYPVLGSYYMNQKSWYARKSVMLAKYGDAAALQFAAKAKKAHEEIGRITRRYNKEIANGKWDGIMVEQIKARWFNMSMPPVATDSSLAAAKSQPLVAAPAEAVPFMISAASYTSKKDKPGYTLNGFKGLGISGEGISIMPFTAPPISDSAVESAPYLEYTTRLVLGYATILAKFLPTHAINSKYKLRYGISVNGSKPQVINIEGADQWRKGWSTNVLRGYNAGETKHRITQPGESIIRIYLLDPGLVLDELAIY, from the coding sequence ATGATGAGGTCAATGCTCCTATCCCTGGCCACTTTATTGCTGCTGTCAGGACCTTCCACATTGAAAGCGCAGGCGCAGCCGCCTGTGACGATCGTATCGAAACCCGTTGCCGGCGCTTTTCCCCTCGCAGGCAGCAACAATGCGGCTCCATTATTTTTCGATGCCGGTGAAACAAAAGTGATCGGCATCGCATCGAAAGCTTTCGCCGATGATGTTCAGCGCGTAACCGGCCTCAGACCGGCCATCCGGAATGATCAGCAACCGGTGGCAAAGTATGCGGTGATCGCAGGCACCATCGGCCAATCGAACCTGATCGATAAACTGATCAGCAGTAAAAAGATCTCTGTTGATAGCATTCGCAACAAATGGGAAACTTTCCTGATAGCCGTGGTGGACCAGCCATTCGCAGGCATGGAACAGGCGCTGGTAGTGGCTGGCAGCGACCGCCGCGGTACCGCCTTCGGCCTGTTTGAATTATCCGGAATGATGGGTGTATCGCCACTCTACTGGTGGGCAGATGTTCATCCGGAAAAAAAACAAGCCCTGTATATTACCAAAGGCAGCAGCCTGATCGGCCCGCCATCCGTGAAGTACAGGGGAATATTCATCAATGATGAAATGTGGGGATTGGCACAATGGTCTGCCAAACATCTCGACAAGGATGTTCAAAGCATCGGCCCCAAAACCTACGAGAAAGTTTTTGAGCTCCTGCTCAGACTGAAGGCCAATTATATCTGGCCTGCCATGTTTTATGAGACAAAACCTTTCTATTATTTTCCCGGCAATCCTCAAACCGCGGACGATTATGCCATCGTGGTTGGCTCCAGTCATTGTGAGCAAATGCTTCGAAACAATATCTCCGAATGGGATGTGTTCTTTGAAGAAGAATACAAAGAAAAGAAAGGAGCCTGGCGCTATGATCTCAACAAAACCCAGATACATCGTTACTGGAATGATCGTGTGAAGCAGTCGAAGAACTATGAATCAACTTACATGATCGGTATGCGCGGCGTGGGTGATTCCGATATGCCCGGATCTGCCACGAAAGAAGAAAAGATCGCACTCTGGAATAATATCGTCCGAGACCAGCGTGCTATGCTGGAAGAACATACAGGTAAGGCAGCCAGTGAAGTGCCACAATTGTTTTGCCCTTACAATGAAGTGCTGGATTGGTACAGAACAGGAAAAATGGAAATCCCCGAAGACATCAGTATGTTATGGGTAGACGATAATCATGGCTATGTTCGTCAATTACCTACCAGCAATGAGCAGCAAAGGACCGGAGGACATGGTATGTACTATCATTTCTCCTATCTCGGCCCTCCCGAAAGTTTCATCTGGTTATCCACTGTAGCTCCCGCACTCACGTCTTATGAAATGACCAAGTCCTACGCCTATGGCGCCGACAAGCTCTGGATCTTCAATGTGGGCGATATCAAACCGGCAGAAATGGAAATTGAACTGGCCATGGAAATGGCCTGGGATATCAACAAATGGACTCCCGAAAAAGCATATCTTTTCCCTCGTTACTGGGCAGCAAAAACATTCGGAGAAACCTGGGCAGATGAGATCGGGAAGATCAAGCATGAGTTCTTCCTGCTGGCGAATTCTGGCAAACCCGAATACATGATCAAAACGCCGGTAACAACAGAGGAAGCGGAAAACAAGATCCGCCGCTATGAACAACTGGCGAAAGCCACCACTACACTGGGCAAAAAAATCCCTTCACGTCTCAAAGATGCCTGGTATCAATTAATTGAATATCCTGTACTCGGATCTTATTACATGAACCAGAAATCCTGGTATGCACGGAAAAGTGTAATGCTTGCCAAATACGGCGATGCAGCTGCATTGCAATTTGCAGCTAAAGCAAAAAAGGCACACGAAGAGATCGGCAGGATCACCAGGAGATACAACAAGGAAATTGCAAATGGAAAATGGGATGGCATCATGGTGGAGCAGATCAAGGCACGTTGGTTCAATATGTCGATGCCCCCGGTTGCCACAGACAGCAGCCTGGCCGCTGCAAAGTCTCAACCACTGGTTGCTGCACCGGCAGAAGCTGTGCCATTTATGATCAGCGCTGCCAGCTATACTTCTAAAAAAGATAAACCAGGTTACACATTGAATGGTTTCAAAGGACTCGGCATTTCAGGAGAAGGGATCAGCATCATGCCTTTCACAGCTCCTCCAATCAGCGATAGTGCCGTGGAAAGTGCGCCATATCTCGAATATACAACCAGGTTAGTACTGGGCTATGCTACGATCCTTGCTAAATTCCTGCCTACTCATGCCATCAACAGCAAGTACAAATTGCGTTATGGCATTTCAGTGAATGGCAGTAAACCCCAGGTCATTAATATCGAAGGGGCAGATCAATGGCGCAAAGGCTGGAGCACGAATGTATTGAGAGGCTACAATGCCGGTGAGACCAAACACCGGATCACACAACCAGGAGAAAGCATCATCCGCATTTACCTGCTTGATCCCGGCCTGGTGCTGGATGAGCTCGCTATTTACTGA
- a CDS encoding serine hydrolase yields the protein MKRIFFLSLAFTTTASAVVAQSDLQPPPNIDAVVQNALSSFEVPGISIAIVKNGKVVLAKGYGVRQLGQPKSVDEHTLFPIASNTKAFTATALALLVQEGKIKWDDPVIDHLPWFRMSDPFVTANMTIRDLLVHRSGLPAYAGDLLQFPPTDYSREAIVRKLKDIPLAASFRSTYAYDNILYLAAGEVIKAVSGQNWEDFVQQRILDKVGMRESVLRFSKLKQQPNLATSHAPVNGKVQVLDNFFEQGFSDVSAPAGGIASNAVDMAQWMLVQLDSGRATNGNQVFKPSAIHELWKLVTPMPFGKAQDAVKPANMDFLGYALGFNVFNYRGVKVVAHGGKLDGFVSRMTLFPDLDLGIAVLTNQEGGGPYASITNTIADYYLNAPSFNWVEGYKKIAVANRDAILKKESGQAQLRNTQSSPSLPLSAYAGTYSDKWYGDVIISQENNKFSIRFAHSPQLAGELEHWQYNTFIARWKNRGLRADAYITFSLRADGSIEHATMKAISALTDPSHNFHDLLLKRK from the coding sequence ATGAAACGTATATTTTTTCTCTCGCTTGCTTTCACCACAACAGCTTCAGCTGTGGTGGCTCAATCAGATCTCCAGCCTCCTCCCAATATCGATGCCGTGGTGCAAAATGCACTCAGTAGTTTTGAAGTACCTGGTATCAGCATTGCCATTGTGAAAAATGGAAAAGTAGTATTGGCGAAAGGATACGGCGTAAGACAATTAGGACAACCCAAATCCGTAGACGAACATACTTTGTTCCCAATTGCCTCCAATACCAAGGCTTTCACCGCAACAGCGCTGGCCTTGCTGGTGCAGGAAGGAAAGATCAAATGGGATGATCCCGTGATCGATCACCTGCCCTGGTTCCGCATGTCTGATCCTTTTGTTACAGCCAACATGACCATCCGCGATCTGCTGGTGCACCGCAGCGGATTACCTGCTTATGCAGGCGACCTTCTGCAGTTCCCGCCTACGGATTACAGTCGCGAAGCCATCGTGCGCAAACTGAAAGATATTCCGCTGGCCGCTTCATTCCGGAGTACTTATGCTTACGACAATATCCTATATCTCGCAGCAGGTGAAGTGATCAAAGCCGTGAGCGGCCAAAACTGGGAGGATTTTGTACAACAGCGCATACTCGACAAGGTGGGTATGAGGGAATCCGTTCTTCGATTTTCCAAACTGAAGCAGCAACCAAATCTCGCTACCTCACATGCTCCTGTGAATGGGAAAGTACAGGTCCTTGACAATTTCTTTGAACAGGGCTTTTCCGATGTATCGGCTCCTGCCGGCGGGATCGCTTCCAATGCTGTGGACATGGCTCAATGGATGCTGGTACAACTCGATTCAGGACGCGCCACCAATGGCAACCAGGTTTTCAAGCCTTCGGCTATCCATGAACTTTGGAAACTGGTCACACCCATGCCATTCGGCAAGGCGCAGGATGCTGTGAAGCCCGCCAATATGGACTTCCTGGGATATGCTTTAGGATTCAATGTGTTCAATTATCGTGGCGTAAAAGTAGTAGCGCATGGCGGAAAGCTGGATGGCTTTGTTTCCCGCATGACATTGTTCCCTGATCTCGATCTCGGCATTGCCGTTCTCACCAACCAGGAAGGCGGCGGCCCCTACGCAAGTATCACCAATACCATTGCCGACTATTATTTGAATGCACCATCCTTCAACTGGGTGGAAGGATATAAAAAGATAGCAGTCGCCAACCGGGACGCCATCCTGAAAAAGGAAAGCGGACAGGCGCAGCTGCGCAATACACAATCCAGCCCTTCACTTCCGCTGAGCGCTTATGCCGGAACCTATTCAGACAAATGGTATGGAGATGTGATCATTTCTCAGGAAAACAACAAATTTTCCATTCGCTTCGCTCATTCGCCACAGTTAGCAGGTGAGCTGGAGCACTGGCAATACAATACATTCATCGCCCGATGGAAGAACCGCGGCCTGAGGGCAGACGCCTACATCACTTTCTCCCTTCGCGCAGACGGCAGTATCGAACATGCCACCATGAAAGCCATCAGCGCACTCACAGACCCCAGCCACAACTTCCACGATCTTCTGCTGAAGCGGAAATAG
- a CDS encoding CocE/NonD family hydrolase encodes MKLRLTSYVMLLLLILATGTTVFAKPTAPPAYERMEVLITMRDGVKLNTVIFTIPNSSEPLPFLFLRTPYGVSGYPSPNEMMSTKEMANEGYIFVFQDIRGRYKSEGKFEMMRFTRDKSKPGAIDESTDTYDTIEWLLKNIKGNNGKVGMFGVSYNAWTAMQGAVDPHPALKAISEEATPADMYLGDDFHHNGAFRLSYGFEYAFREEISKTDSAFPFTKLDTYEWYLQLGALSNVNKKHFYNKIPSWNNFVNHPDYDDFWKKQALAYRLDYPRVAVLHTAGWWDQEDFYGPLKAYELLEKRDSSHRNYFVAGPWNHGGWARGDGKTLGKIRFDQPTSEQYRAEIQAPWFAWHLKGKGDGKFPEARTFQTGSNTWQSYNSWPPQQAKATNLYMHPDGKLSFTKPAGGEQAFDAYVSDPANPVPYRPRPIVPTYSATSTWRTWLVDDQRFVHHRPDVLTWETEALEEEITITGEVFAKLFASTTGSDADWIVKLIDVYPDHFPEEPLMSGYQLMISNDVFRGRYRQSFEKPTALQPGKVNNFTIDLHAANHVFKKGHKIMVQVQSTWFPIIDRNPQTFVPNIFEAKDSDYKKATHKIFRSASFPSHIQLPLVK; translated from the coding sequence ATGAAACTACGATTGACCAGCTACGTTATGTTATTACTGTTGATCCTGGCAACAGGCACAACAGTATTTGCAAAGCCAACCGCACCTCCCGCTTATGAAAGAATGGAAGTGCTCATCACCATGCGTGACGGCGTTAAGCTGAACACCGTGATCTTCACTATCCCCAACAGTTCAGAACCCCTTCCCTTTCTTTTTCTCCGCACTCCTTATGGCGTCAGCGGCTACCCTTCCCCCAACGAAATGATGAGTACCAAAGAGATGGCCAATGAAGGCTACATCTTCGTATTCCAGGATATCCGTGGCCGTTATAAGTCGGAAGGGAAATTTGAAATGATGCGGTTCACCCGCGACAAATCAAAACCCGGCGCCATCGATGAGAGCACAGACACTTACGATACCATCGAATGGCTTTTGAAAAACATAAAGGGCAATAATGGAAAAGTGGGCATGTTCGGCGTATCCTACAATGCATGGACCGCCATGCAGGGCGCTGTAGACCCGCATCCTGCACTCAAGGCCATTTCAGAGGAAGCCACACCAGCCGATATGTATCTCGGCGACGATTTCCACCACAATGGCGCATTCCGCCTCAGCTACGGATTTGAATATGCTTTCCGCGAAGAGATCAGCAAAACAGACTCTGCCTTCCCTTTTACCAAACTGGATACTTACGAATGGTATCTGCAACTCGGTGCCCTCTCCAATGTGAACAAAAAGCATTTCTACAACAAGATACCTTCCTGGAATAATTTTGTAAACCATCCCGACTACGATGATTTCTGGAAAAAACAAGCGCTGGCTTACAGGCTGGATTATCCACGCGTGGCTGTTCTTCATACCGCTGGTTGGTGGGACCAGGAAGATTTCTACGGTCCGCTGAAAGCTTATGAGCTGCTGGAAAAAAGAGACAGCAGTCATCGCAATTATTTTGTTGCCGGTCCCTGGAACCACGGCGGATGGGCAAGAGGAGATGGAAAAACATTAGGCAAGATCCGCTTCGATCAGCCTACTTCCGAACAGTATCGTGCAGAGATCCAGGCGCCCTGGTTTGCCTGGCACCTGAAAGGAAAAGGTGATGGCAAATTCCCCGAAGCACGCACTTTCCAGACAGGTTCCAATACATGGCAATCCTATAACAGCTGGCCTCCTCAACAGGCAAAAGCCACCAACCTGTACATGCATCCTGATGGAAAACTTTCTTTCACCAAACCTGCTGGTGGTGAGCAGGCATTCGATGCCTATGTTTCAGATCCCGCCAATCCTGTTCCCTATCGCCCACGTCCGATCGTACCTACCTATTCCGCTACTTCCACCTGGAGAACATGGCTGGTAGATGATCAGCGTTTTGTACATCACCGTCCCGATGTGCTCACCTGGGAAACAGAAGCACTGGAAGAAGAGATCACCATCACCGGGGAAGTATTCGCGAAATTATTTGCTTCCACTACAGGTTCCGATGCAGACTGGATCGTAAAACTGATAGATGTATATCCCGATCATTTTCCCGAAGAGCCACTCATGTCGGGCTACCAACTGATGATCTCCAATGATGTATTCCGCGGACGTTACAGGCAAAGCTTCGAAAAACCAACGGCCCTGCAACCGGGAAAAGTGAACAATTTCACCATCGATCTGCATGCAGCCAACCATGTATTCAAAAAAGGACATAAGATCATGGTACAGGTACAGAGCACCTGGTTCCCCATCATCGACAGGAATCCACAAACCTTCGTTCCGAATATTTTTGAAGCTAAAGACAGCGATTACAAAAAAGCGACACACAAAATATTCAGGAGTGCTTCGTTTCCATCGCATATTCAATTACCCCTGGTCAAATAA
- a CDS encoding DUF1611 domain-containing protein, with amino-acid sequence MKQNAIVLTNGMLADGSAKTAHGLIRGSDRFSLLGVIDHEHAGKDAGEVLDGKHRNIPVWSSINAALAQPVKIDACIVGIAPVGGKLPAELKLILEECIRNGISIISGLHDFISDMEDMSLLANRYHVTITDVRKPKNRNELHFWNGKIFEVQCPIIAVLGMETNLGKRTTTRMLTEACRREGLNAQMIFTGQTGWMQDGAYGFVLDSTINDFVAGELEHAIHTCYRETNPDLILLEGQAGLRNPSGPCGSEYLISANAKKTVLVFAPKRTYYVDDPSWGPLPSIESEIELVRMYGSEVIALALNTTGCSTEEAFGFQQKLEQQFGIPVLLPIQEGVGKLVPLLRPLVNQ; translated from the coding sequence ATGAAACAAAACGCCATCGTATTGACCAATGGAATGCTGGCCGATGGTTCAGCCAAAACAGCGCATGGCCTTATCCGTGGGTCAGATCGATTTTCACTGTTGGGAGTGATCGATCATGAACATGCCGGGAAAGACGCCGGTGAAGTACTGGATGGTAAACACAGGAATATACCTGTATGGTCCTCAATCAACGCAGCACTGGCGCAACCGGTAAAGATAGATGCCTGCATCGTAGGCATCGCACCTGTTGGCGGCAAACTGCCCGCGGAACTGAAACTCATCCTGGAAGAATGTATCCGCAACGGCATCTCCATCATTAGCGGCCTGCATGATTTCATTTCCGATATGGAAGACATGTCCCTGCTCGCCAACCGATACCATGTAACGATCACCGATGTACGAAAACCAAAAAACAGGAATGAACTTCATTTCTGGAACGGAAAGATCTTTGAAGTACAATGCCCAATCATTGCTGTATTAGGCATGGAAACCAACCTCGGTAAACGCACCACTACCAGGATGCTGACAGAAGCCTGCAGACGCGAAGGCCTGAACGCACAAATGATCTTTACCGGACAAACCGGATGGATGCAGGATGGCGCTTACGGATTTGTGCTGGACAGCACCATCAATGATTTTGTAGCGGGCGAACTGGAACATGCCATCCATACCTGTTATCGCGAAACCAATCCTGACCTTATCCTGCTGGAAGGCCAGGCCGGCCTTCGCAATCCTTCAGGGCCCTGCGGCTCCGAATACCTTATCTCCGCCAATGCGAAAAAAACAGTACTGGTATTTGCTCCGAAGCGCACTTACTATGTAGATGATCCCTCCTGGGGGCCGCTGCCTTCCATTGAAAGCGAGATAGAACTGGTACGCATGTATGGAAGCGAAGTGATAGCACTGGCGCTGAACACTACAGGGTGCAGTACGGAAGAAGCTTTCGGATTCCAGCAAAAACTGGAACAGCAATTCGGCATTCCGGTATTACTGCCCATCCAGGAAGGTGTAGGAAAACTGGTACCCCTGCTTCGCCCGCTCGTGAACCAATAA
- a CDS encoding mandelate racemase/muconate lactonizing enzyme family protein: MKITHIDIYRFNIPMEPFTIATGTMDCSRNMLLRVHTDTGITGIGECSPFPFIVGETQDTCIAMARDFANVWKEKDPLDIPARMQELHRCTAGNYTAKSAFDMALYDIAAKATNQPLYKFLGGEERTVETDITIGIDTAEKMAAQAREFKAAGATMIKVKLGKQPAEDLDRIRSIRYAVGDKIALRVDANQGWTFDEASQMLNWLGDLKVQFCEQPMRTWYNDLLPALREQSPIPIMADESCYTHHDARQQLNSGSADYLNIKLAKAGGLLEAMKIHEVAQNAGAACMIGGMLESRIGVTANLHLAYACPGISFFDLDSAMTGQLIDPVQDGVIYDGFFLSAPDLPGIGVSVDPAFLHQCESITV, from the coding sequence ATGAAGATAACGCACATCGACATCTATCGTTTCAACATTCCCATGGAGCCATTCACCATTGCCACCGGCACCATGGATTGCTCACGCAATATGCTGCTTCGTGTACATACCGATACTGGCATCACCGGCATTGGAGAATGCTCTCCCTTTCCATTCATCGTTGGCGAAACGCAGGACACCTGTATAGCCATGGCCCGTGATTTCGCCAATGTATGGAAAGAAAAAGATCCGCTCGATATCCCTGCCAGGATGCAGGAACTGCACAGATGCACAGCTGGCAACTACACTGCCAAGAGCGCCTTCGATATGGCCCTCTATGATATTGCAGCAAAAGCCACCAATCAACCCTTGTACAAATTCCTGGGAGGAGAAGAGAGAACCGTTGAAACCGATATCACTATCGGTATCGACACTGCGGAAAAAATGGCTGCGCAGGCCCGCGAATTCAAAGCCGCCGGCGCCACGATGATCAAAGTGAAACTCGGCAAGCAACCGGCAGAGGACCTGGACAGGATCCGCAGCATCCGCTATGCTGTGGGAGATAAGATCGCATTACGTGTAGATGCCAACCAGGGCTGGACTTTCGATGAAGCATCACAGATGCTGAACTGGCTGGGAGACCTGAAGGTCCAGTTCTGTGAACAACCGATGCGCACCTGGTACAATGACCTGCTTCCCGCATTGCGCGAACAATCGCCCATTCCCATCATGGCAGATGAAAGTTGTTACACGCATCACGATGCCCGCCAGCAACTGAATTCAGGCTCCGCCGACTACCTCAATATCAAACTCGCGAAAGCAGGAGGCCTGCTGGAAGCCATGAAGATCCATGAAGTGGCGCAAAACGCAGGTGCAGCCTGTATGATCGGCGGCATGCTGGAAAGCAGGATCGGCGTTACCGCCAATCTTCATCTCGCCTATGCCTGCCCCGGTATCAGTTTCTTCGATCTCGACTCCGCTATGACCGGCCAGTTGATAGACCCCGTACAGGATGGCGTTATCTACGACGGATTCTTTTTGTCGGCCCCCGACCTGCCCGGCATCGGCGTTAGTGTTGATCCTGCCTTTCTGCATCAATGCGAATCAATTACAGTTTGA